In a genomic window of Blattabacterium cuenoti:
- a CDS encoding acyl-CoA reductase, whose product MIKAFDILGCFLREVKKFYAHEKYLSKCYKKFFYSFQKIIKKVTIENSWFRIEDLLITFDQWGKNLEKGKLESWMNKYSLNKRNSKKVLVIMPGNVPMVGFHDFICVILSGHKIIIKLSEEDNLLLPFLCRIIIHEKPILQKRIKFSNNILNEKFDFVIATGNNNTTRYFEYYYRKYPILLRKSRTSVSVLQGTETEKELVSLNKDMLTYSGRGCRNIGKIFIPHNYDVYLILEKSLICEYITKNKKYIDNYKYYLSIYTMNQVSLKKNHFLLFKEEKNYHSPISVVYYEFYNNLNQLKKTIIEKKNHIQCIVSKNFLEKEIPFGKTQYPKLEDYADGIDTIQFLN is encoded by the coding sequence ATGATTAAAGCTTTTGATATTTTAGGATGTTTCTTAAGAGAAGTTAAGAAATTTTATGCACATGAAAAATATTTATCCAAATGTTATAAGAAATTTTTTTATTCTTTTCAAAAAATTATTAAAAAAGTAACTATTGAAAATAGTTGGTTTAGAATAGAAGATTTATTAATAACATTTGATCAATGGGGAAAAAATCTTGAAAAAGGAAAATTAGAATCTTGGATGAATAAATATTCTCTTAATAAAAGAAATTCTAAAAAAGTTCTTGTTATTATGCCTGGAAATGTACCAATGGTTGGATTTCATGACTTTATATGTGTGATTTTGTCAGGACATAAAATTATAATTAAATTATCTGAAGAAGATAATTTATTACTTCCATTCTTATGTAGAATAATTATACATGAAAAACCTATTCTTCAAAAAAGAATAAAATTTTCAAATAATATTTTAAATGAAAAGTTTGATTTTGTAATAGCTACTGGAAATAATAATACAACTCGTTATTTCGAATACTATTATAGAAAATATCCTATTTTACTTAGAAAAAGTAGAACTTCTGTTTCTGTATTGCAAGGAACTGAAACAGAAAAAGAATTAGTCTCCTTAAATAAGGATATGTTAACTTATTCTGGAAGGGGATGCAGAAATATAGGAAAAATATTTATACCCCATAATTATGATGTTTATTTAATTTTAGAAAAATCATTGATTTGTGAATATATTACAAAAAATAAAAAATATATAGATAATTATAAATATTATTTATCTATTTATACTATGAATCAAGTCTCTTTAAAAAAAAATCATTTTCTTCTTTTCAAAGAAGAAAAAAACTATCATAGTCCAATATCTGTAGTGTATTATGAATTTTACAATAATTTGAATCAATTAAAAAAAACAATTATAGAAAAAAAAAATCATATACAATGTATAGTATCTAAAAATTTTTTAGAAAAAGAAATTCCTTTTGGAAAAACACAATACCCGAAATTAGAAGATTATGCAGATGGAATTGATACAATTCAATTTTTGAATTGA
- a CDS encoding uracil-DNA glycosylase produces MNWNSFLKEEYNKPYFIKLLKILRIEYNRFVCFPKKKDILSCLKYCSFRELKVVIIGQDPYHKENQADGLCFSVPDGIPFPPSLRNIFIEVNNCSNSNKNFYPNSGSLVFWAKQGVLLLNSILTVRKDYPMSHKNIGWEFFTDKIIRVISNFKKNIVFLLWGKYAQKKITLINSYHNHYVLKTSHPSPFSARKGFLGSKHFEKTNNFLRKIGKKTIFWSY; encoded by the coding sequence GTGAACTGGAATTCATTTTTAAAAGAAGAATATAATAAACCTTATTTTATAAAATTATTAAAAATTCTTAGAATTGAGTATAATCGTTTTGTGTGTTTTCCTAAAAAAAAAGATATTCTTTCTTGCTTAAAATATTGTTCTTTTCGAGAACTAAAAGTAGTTATTATAGGACAAGATCCTTATCATAAAGAAAATCAAGCTGATGGTCTTTGTTTTTCTGTTCCTGATGGAATTCCATTTCCTCCTTCATTAAGGAACATATTTATAGAGGTAAATAATTGTTCAAATTCTAACAAAAACTTCTACCCAAATAGTGGATCTTTAGTATTTTGGGCAAAACAAGGAGTCTTATTACTTAATTCAATATTAACAGTTAGAAAAGATTATCCGATGTCTCATAAAAATATAGGATGGGAATTTTTTACGGATAAAATAATCCGGGTTATTTCTAATTTCAAAAAAAATATTGTTTTTCTTTTGTGGGGAAAATATGCTCAAAAAAAAATAACTTTAATTAACTCTTATCATAATCATTATGTTTTAAAAACTTCACATCCATCTCCTTTTTCAGCTAGAAAGGGATTTTTGGGGTCTAAACATTTTGAAAAAACCAATAATTTCCTAAGGAAAATAGGAAAAAAAACTATTTTTTGGAGTTATTAA
- the lpdA gene encoding dihydrolipoyl dehydrogenase yields MNNLYDLIVIGSGPGGYISAIRASQLGFRTAIIEKYHKLGGTCLNVGCIPSKSLLDSSKYFSLAKNNYSLHGISFEKLFFDLKKMMDRKNEIIRNINNGIKYLIRKNKIDLYQGIGSFKTKNILSISDRESLKEKTEIQFKYCIISTGSKPSCFPHLNFDIKNRIISSTEAINLKKIPQKLIIIGGGIIGLELGSIFNRLGSKVIIIETMDKIISNMDNSLSIEMRKILEKSSIQIETSSHVNRIFRKNDEEISVLVKDHNGKEVYFSGDYCLLSIGRIPFTKNLGLKNIKIKINEKGFILVNNNLETSVNNIYAIGDVIGGKMLAHKAEEEGLYVVEHIAGKKPNKLNYDLIPSVIYTHPEVASVGQSENEIKEKKIEYNVGIFPMKILGKARTSGCTDGFLKMISHKKTDEILGVHIIGDHASDMIMEASVAMEFRSSSEDIYRICHPHPTFSEAFKEAAQLNFENRSIHM; encoded by the coding sequence ATGAATAATTTATATGATCTTATTGTTATTGGTTCTGGTCCAGGAGGATATATATCCGCTATTAGAGCAAGTCAGTTAGGTTTTCGTACCGCTATTATAGAAAAGTATCACAAGTTAGGTGGAACATGTTTAAATGTAGGATGCATTCCTTCTAAATCTCTTTTAGATTCATCTAAATATTTTTCATTAGCTAAAAATAATTATTCTTTACATGGTATTTCATTTGAAAAATTATTTTTTGATTTAAAAAAAATGATGGATAGAAAAAATGAAATAATAAGAAATATAAATAATGGTATAAAATATCTAATAAGAAAAAATAAAATTGATTTATATCAAGGAATAGGTTCTTTTAAAACTAAAAATATTTTATCCATAAGTGATAGAGAATCATTAAAAGAAAAAACAGAAATACAATTTAAATATTGTATAATATCCACAGGATCTAAACCTTCATGTTTCCCCCATTTAAATTTTGATATAAAGAATAGAATTATTTCTTCCACGGAAGCGATTAATTTAAAAAAAATTCCACAAAAATTAATCATAATTGGAGGAGGAATAATTGGATTAGAATTAGGTTCTATTTTTAATAGATTAGGAAGTAAAGTTATTATTATAGAAACTATGGATAAAATTATATCAAATATGGATAATTCTTTAAGTATAGAAATGCGAAAAATATTAGAAAAATCATCTATTCAAATAGAAACTTCTTCACATGTAAATAGGATATTTAGAAAAAACGATGAAGAAATATCTGTTTTGGTGAAAGACCATAATGGAAAAGAAGTTTATTTCTCAGGAGATTATTGCCTTTTATCAATAGGAAGAATTCCATTTACAAAAAATCTAGGATTAAAAAATATAAAAATTAAAATAAATGAAAAAGGATTTATACTTGTCAATAATAATTTAGAAACTTCTGTTAACAACATATATGCTATTGGAGATGTTATAGGGGGAAAAATGTTGGCTCATAAAGCAGAAGAAGAAGGATTATATGTAGTAGAACATATAGCGGGTAAAAAACCAAATAAATTAAATTATGATTTGATTCCATCAGTAATTTATACTCATCCTGAAGTAGCTAGTGTGGGACAATCAGAAAATGAGATTAAGGAAAAAAAAATAGAATATAATGTAGGCATTTTTCCTATGAAAATATTAGGAAAAGCCCGTACAAGTGGTTGTACAGATGGTTTCTTAAAAATGATTTCTCATAAAAAAACAGATGAAATATTAGGAGTTCATATCATTGGGGACCATGCATCAGATATGATTATGGAAGCATCTGTAGCTATGGAATTTAGATCCTCTTCAGAGGATATATATAGAATATGTCATCCTCATCCTACTTTTAGTGAAGCATTCAAAGAAGCAGCTCAGTTGAATTTTGAAAACCGTTCTATACATATGTAG
- a CDS encoding shikimate dehydrogenase family protein, which yields MTHKETKIYGLIGKNVKYSFSRKFFFEKFKKEFILNVDYKIFDIPKIENVSLIFKNSYLKGCNVTIPYKTKIIPFLTKIMPEAKTIGSVNVIKINNECRIGFNTDILGFEYSFKKDLEKITNKKNLKAFILGTGGVSKTVSFVLQKLEIPYQYISRKKDAGFLVYEDINPKLLKEYKIIINCTPVGTYPNINSCPFLPYEYVSSDHYFYDLVYNPNKTLFLKKAEKNGALIRNGLEMLYIQAEESWNIWKT from the coding sequence ATGACACATAAAGAAACAAAAATTTATGGTCTGATAGGAAAAAATGTTAAATATTCTTTTTCTAGAAAGTTTTTTTTTGAAAAATTTAAAAAAGAATTTATCCTAAATGTAGATTATAAAATTTTCGACATTCCAAAAATAGAAAACGTATCATTGATATTTAAAAACTCTTATTTAAAAGGATGTAATGTAACCATTCCTTATAAAACAAAGATCATTCCTTTTTTGACCAAAATAATGCCTGAAGCAAAAACTATAGGATCCGTAAATGTGATAAAAATTAATAATGAATGTAGAATTGGATTTAATACAGATATTTTAGGATTTGAATATTCTTTTAAAAAAGACTTAGAAAAAATTACAAATAAAAAAAATTTAAAAGCATTTATTTTAGGAACCGGAGGAGTTTCTAAAACGGTTTCTTTTGTTTTACAAAAATTGGAAATACCATATCAATATATTTCTAGAAAAAAAGATGCAGGTTTTTTAGTATACGAAGATATAAACCCAAAATTATTGAAAGAATATAAAATTATTATCAATTGTACTCCTGTTGGAACATATCCAAATATAAATTCATGTCCATTCTTACCTTATGAATATGTCTCTTCTGATCATTATTTCTATGATTTAGTTTATAATCCTAATAAAACATTATTTTTAAAAAAAGCGGAAAAAAATGGAGCCTTAATTAGGAATGGATTAGAAATGTTATATATTCAAGCTGAGGAATCTTGGAATATATGGAAAACATAA
- a CDS encoding cysteine desulfurase family protein, whose protein sequence is MKRAYLDNAASTPIRKEVVKVMVNTLKHLSGNPSSVQHSYGREARSILEESRICIAKNIKASPSEIIFTSGGTEANNLILKSSVLDLGVKHILTSKLEHTSVLETILDLSIRYKISVDFISVNEKGSLDFNNMEELLKKNIYKKTLVSLMYANNEIGNLLEIDKVVFLCKKYNAYFHSDTIQFIGNIPIDMETLSFDFATASAHKFYGPKGIGFVFIRKHFLKKMKPFITGGIQEYGIRSGTENTYGIVGLSEALRLLYSDFKNHVKKMKNLKSYCISELKKIIPNIIFNGLSYHSDKSIPSVLNFLYPTKKDHLFYFHLDLMGVAVSKGSSCNRNKISHVIQSITSEYLLNKTMPVRISFGMFNKKKDIDLLVKALQMIKKVK, encoded by the coding sequence ATGAAACGAGCATATTTGGATAACGCAGCTTCCACTCCTATAAGAAAAGAAGTCGTAAAAGTCATGGTTAATACATTAAAACATTTATCAGGGAACCCTTCATCTGTACAACATAGTTATGGAAGAGAAGCTCGTTCCATTTTAGAGGAATCTAGAATTTGTATCGCTAAAAATATTAAAGCTTCTCCTTCTGAGATTATTTTTACTTCGGGAGGAACTGAAGCTAATAATCTTATTTTAAAATCTTCAGTTTTAGATTTAGGTGTTAAACATATCTTAACTTCAAAATTAGAGCATACATCCGTACTAGAAACCATTTTAGATCTATCTATCAGATATAAAATATCTGTAGACTTTATTTCTGTTAATGAAAAAGGATCATTAGATTTTAATAATATGGAAGAATTATTGAAAAAAAATATATATAAAAAAACGCTTGTTAGTTTAATGTATGCAAATAATGAAATTGGAAATTTATTAGAAATTGATAAAGTAGTTTTTTTATGTAAAAAATATAACGCTTATTTTCATTCAGATACTATACAATTTATAGGAAATATTCCTATTGATATGGAAACATTATCATTTGATTTTGCTACTGCAAGTGCACATAAATTTTATGGTCCAAAGGGAATAGGTTTTGTTTTTATAAGGAAGCATTTTTTAAAAAAAATGAAACCTTTTATAACTGGTGGAATTCAGGAATATGGAATTCGTTCAGGTACGGAAAATACATATGGAATTGTGGGGTTATCGGAAGCTTTACGGTTGCTGTATTCTGATTTTAAAAATCATGTGAAAAAAATGAAAAATTTAAAATCTTATTGTATTTCAGAATTGAAAAAAATAATACCCAATATTATTTTTAATGGATTATCATATCATAGTGATAAAAGTATACCTTCTGTATTAAATTTTTTATATCCTACAAAAAAAGATCATTTATTCTATTTTCATTTAGACTTAATGGGGGTTGCTGTTTCAAAAGGAAGTTCCTGTAATAGGAATAAGATATCTCATGTAATTCAGTCTATTACAAGTGAATATTTATTAAATAAAACAATGCCTGTTAGAATTTCTTTTGGAATGTTTAATAAAAAAAAAGATATAGACTTACTTGTAAAAGCATTACAAATGATCAAGAAAGTAAAATAA
- a CDS encoding deoxyhypusine synthase family protein produces MKDFSITSFIKKYFLHFNALTLSEAAKAYKHHIKNDGKMMITLAGAMSTAELGKILSEMIRKDQVHIISCTGANLEEDILNLIAHSYYKKIPNYRDLTPDEEKKFLKKGYYRVTDTCIPDEQAFKELQKHILKVWIRAKEKSKRYFPHEYIYQLLLENILDPYYNINSEDSWVLAAAKKNIPLIVPGWEDSTIGNIFASYCIKKLFQPFIVKNGIEYMIYLSEWYQKESMKHKIGFFQIGGGISGDFPICVVPMLSQDIGFKPTPFWSYFCQISDSTTSYGSYSGAIPNEKITWGKLDKDTPKFIIESDATIVAPLIFAYVLNM; encoded by the coding sequence ATGAAAGACTTTTCTATTACTTCTTTTATTAAAAAATACTTCCTTCATTTTAATGCTTTAACTTTATCAGAAGCTGCTAAGGCATATAAACATCATATTAAAAATGATGGAAAAATGATGATTACACTAGCAGGAGCCATGAGTACTGCGGAATTAGGGAAAATCTTATCTGAAATGATAAGAAAAGATCAAGTTCATATTATTTCTTGTACAGGGGCTAATTTAGAAGAAGATATATTAAATTTGATTGCTCATTCTTATTATAAAAAAATTCCTAATTACAGAGATTTAACACCTGATGAAGAGAAAAAATTCTTAAAAAAAGGTTATTACAGAGTAACAGATACTTGTATTCCAGATGAACAAGCTTTCAAAGAACTACAGAAACATATTTTAAAAGTATGGATCAGAGCTAAAGAAAAATCAAAACGTTATTTTCCTCATGAATACATTTATCAACTATTATTAGAGAATATTTTAGATCCCTATTACAATATAAATTCAGAAGACAGTTGGGTGTTAGCTGCAGCGAAAAAAAATATTCCCTTAATAGTTCCAGGATGGGAGGATAGTACAATAGGAAATATTTTTGCTTCATATTGTATAAAAAAATTATTTCAACCTTTTATCGTAAAAAATGGAATTGAATATATGATATATTTATCGGAATGGTATCAAAAAGAATCTATGAAACATAAAATAGGTTTTTTTCAAATTGGAGGTGGAATATCAGGAGATTTTCCAATTTGTGTAGTACCTATGTTATCTCAAGATATAGGATTTAAACCCACTCCATTTTGGTCTTATTTTTGTCAAATTTCTGATTCAACGACCAGTTATGGATCTTATTCTGGAGCTATTCCTAATGAAAAAATTACTTGGGGAAAATTAGATAAAGATACTCCAAAATTTATTATCGAATCAGATGCGACAATAGTTGCTCCGCTTATCTTTGCATATGTATTAAATATGTAA
- the ribD gene encoding bifunctional diaminohydroxyphosphoribosylaminopyrimidine deaminase/5-amino-6-(5-phosphoribosylamino)uracil reductase RibD, with protein sequence MKYKEIFMKRAIQLAKNGLGFTSPNPMVGCVIERKGIVLSEGWHNKEGIYHAEFLSINNIKDEQLFLDCTLYVTLEPCVHFGKTPPCVDLIIKKNIPIVVVGIQDSSDKVKGLGIKKLKKYGVEVIESILIDECRILNKRFFTFYEKKRPYIILKWAQSDDGFIYSENKKNNWISGVYARQLNHKWRSEEDGILVGKKTVLNDNPKLNVRKWFGKNPIRIFIDQKLSISNYYFILDGSQHTIVFTEVNKKSQYNIEYIQISFKKEIINQILYFLYKKKILSIIVEGGKKTLESFIKENIWDECRVFMCETVLKSGLKAPEINGIVSKKMNLDKDKLIIKKFQFKN encoded by the coding sequence ATGAAATATAAAGAAATTTTTATGAAAAGAGCTATACAATTAGCTAAAAACGGATTAGGATTTACTTCTCCAAATCCTATGGTTGGATGTGTTATAGAACGAAAAGGAATCGTTTTATCAGAAGGATGGCATAATAAAGAAGGAATATATCACGCTGAATTTTTATCTATTAATAATATAAAGGATGAACAGTTGTTTTTAGATTGTACTTTATATGTAACATTGGAACCATGTGTTCATTTTGGAAAAACTCCTCCTTGTGTTGATTTAATAATCAAAAAAAATATACCAATAGTAGTAGTAGGTATACAAGATTCTTCTGATAAAGTAAAAGGGTTAGGAATAAAAAAATTAAAAAAGTATGGAGTGGAAGTTATAGAATCTATTTTAATAGATGAATGTAGAATCTTGAACAAACGTTTTTTTACTTTCTATGAAAAAAAACGTCCTTATATCATATTAAAATGGGCACAAAGTGATGATGGTTTTATATATTCGGAGAATAAAAAAAACAATTGGATTAGTGGAGTGTATGCTAGGCAACTAAATCATAAATGGAGATCTGAAGAAGATGGAATTTTAGTAGGAAAAAAAACTGTGTTAAATGACAATCCAAAATTAAATGTTAGAAAATGGTTCGGGAAAAATCCTATCAGAATTTTTATTGATCAGAAACTAAGTATTTCTAATTATTATTTCATTTTAGATGGTTCTCAACATACTATTGTATTTACAGAAGTAAATAAAAAAAGTCAATATAATATAGAATATATTCAAATTTCCTTTAAAAAAGAAATAATAAATCAAATTTTATATTTTTTGTATAAAAAAAAAATATTATCTATCATAGTGGAAGGAGGAAAAAAAACCTTAGAAAGTTTTATAAAAGAAAATATTTGGGATGAATGTCGGGTTTTTATGTGCGAAACTGTATTAAAAAGTGGACTAAAAGCTCCTGAAATAAATGGGATCGTTTCAAAAAAAATGAATTTGGATAAAGATAAATTAATTATTAAAAAATTTCAATTCAAAAATTGA
- the rny gene encoding ribonuclease Y, with product MEINVGFSVLMGFAIGIITCFFFGKKTILKKYIQLLEDASLQARKIIKNAEKEGESIKKKKMFQMKEKFMELKSKHEKDVHLREKKIIDIENKTIEKENRLSKEIEIYFNKNNRLETQIYDYEKKYNILKKKQEEYENMQLKQIELLEKVSNYSSEEAKNELIEILKEETKAKAQTYIQNIIEESQLTAKMEAKKIIIQAIQRIGTEQAVENAVSVFNIESDDIKGRIIGREGRNIRALEKATGVEIIVDDTPEAILLSCFNPIRREIARLALHKLVIDGRIHPARIEEIVEKTEKQIEEEIIEIGKKNIIDLGIHGLHPELIRMVGRMKYRSSYGQNLLQHSREVAHLSGVLASELGLNPKFAKRAGLLHDIGKVPENESELPHAILGMQWAEKYGENMEVCNAIGSHHDEIEMKVLLSPIVQVSDSISGARPGVRRNSFESYSKRLKNLEDIAFSFDGVNKAFAIQAGRELRVLVKSDKVDDQKAFQLSCDITEKIKNEMTYPGQIKVTVIRETRAVQIAR from the coding sequence ATGGAAATAAATGTTGGATTTTCGGTTCTAATGGGGTTTGCGATTGGAATTATTACATGCTTTTTTTTTGGTAAAAAAACTATATTAAAAAAATATATTCAATTATTAGAAGATGCTTCTCTTCAAGCAAGAAAAATCATAAAAAATGCAGAAAAAGAAGGAGAATCCATAAAAAAAAAGAAAATGTTTCAAATGAAAGAAAAATTTATGGAACTTAAATCTAAACATGAAAAAGATGTTCATTTAAGAGAAAAAAAAATAATTGATATAGAAAACAAAACAATAGAAAAAGAAAATAGATTATCTAAAGAAATAGAAATTTATTTTAATAAAAATAATCGTTTAGAAACTCAAATATATGATTATGAAAAAAAATATAATATTCTTAAAAAGAAACAAGAAGAATATGAAAATATGCAATTAAAACAAATAGAATTACTTGAAAAAGTATCTAATTATTCTTCTGAAGAAGCTAAAAATGAATTAATTGAAATCCTTAAAGAGGAGACAAAAGCAAAAGCACAAACCTACATACAAAATATTATAGAAGAATCACAATTAACTGCAAAAATGGAGGCAAAAAAAATTATCATTCAAGCAATTCAAAGAATTGGAACAGAACAAGCAGTTGAAAATGCTGTATCCGTTTTTAATATAGAATCAGATGATATTAAAGGTCGTATAATTGGACGAGAAGGAAGAAATATAAGAGCTCTAGAAAAAGCAACAGGAGTAGAAATCATTGTAGATGATACTCCAGAAGCAATTCTTTTATCTTGTTTTAATCCTATACGAAGAGAAATAGCTAGACTAGCTCTTCATAAATTAGTTATAGACGGACGTATACATCCAGCTAGAATCGAAGAAATAGTAGAAAAAACAGAGAAACAAATTGAAGAAGAAATAATAGAAATAGGAAAAAAAAACATTATAGATTTAGGTATTCATGGTCTACATCCAGAATTAATACGTATGGTAGGAAGAATGAAATATCGTTCTTCTTATGGACAAAATCTTTTACAGCATTCTCGTGAAGTTGCTCATCTATCAGGTGTATTAGCTTCTGAATTAGGATTAAATCCAAAATTTGCAAAACGTGCTGGATTATTACATGATATAGGAAAAGTACCGGAAAATGAATCAGAATTACCTCATGCAATTTTAGGAATGCAATGGGCAGAAAAATATGGAGAAAATATGGAAGTTTGTAATGCAATAGGATCACATCATGATGAAATAGAAATGAAAGTATTACTATCTCCTATAGTACAAGTTTCAGATTCTATTAGTGGAGCTCGTCCTGGAGTAAGAAGAAATTCTTTTGAATCTTATTCAAAAAGACTAAAAAATTTGGAAGATATAGCGTTTAGTTTTGATGGTGTAAATAAAGCTTTTGCTATACAAGCAGGAAGAGAATTACGTGTATTAGTTAAAAGTGATAAAGTTGATGATCAAAAAGCTTTTCAATTATCTTGTGATATAACAGAAAAAATAAAAAATGAAATGACTTATCCTGGTCAAATTAAGGTGACAGTAATTAGAGAAACTAGAGCTGTACAAATAGCTAGATAA
- a CDS encoding 4Fe-4S dicluster domain-containing protein, with amino-acid sequence MSIKITEKCINCGACEPECPNQAIYEGGKKWKMSDGTSLEKNKISDPTIFHFQDPIKKDIYFIVPEKCTECVGFYDQPQCIIICPVQCCILDKENYESKEKLLEKKNFLHGSM; translated from the coding sequence ATGTCCATAAAAATTACAGAAAAATGTATAAACTGTGGGGCATGTGAACCTGAATGTCCTAATCAAGCAATTTATGAAGGAGGAAAAAAATGGAAAATGTCAGATGGTACATCATTGGAAAAAAATAAAATATCAGATCCAACTATTTTTCATTTTCAAGATCCAATCAAAAAAGATATATACTTCATTGTTCCTGAAAAATGTACGGAATGTGTAGGTTTTTATGATCAACCACAATGTATCATAATTTGTCCAGTTCAATGTTGTATTTTAGATAAAGAAAATTATGAAAGTAAAGAGAAACTTTTAGAAAAAAAGAATTTTTTACATGGAAGCATGTAA
- the rpsU gene encoding 30S ribosomal protein S21 codes for MILITTVREGESIDKALKKCKKKFDKTRVLKEFREKQQYIKPSEGRRNEILRAKYRERMKLKKEE; via the coding sequence ATGATTTTAATTACTACAGTTAGAGAAGGAGAATCAATTGATAAAGCTTTAAAAAAATGTAAAAAAAAATTTGATAAAACTCGTGTTCTAAAAGAATTTAGAGAGAAACAACAATATATAAAACCTTCTGAAGGAAGAAGAAATGAAATATTGAGAGCTAAATATAGAGAACGTATGAAATTAAAAAAAGAAGAATAG